Part of the Rhizobium brockwellii genome is shown below.
GATGATCGGGCGGTTGTAGCTGACGGCCGAGGCACGGCCGATCGCGGTCAGTCCGCAGCTGCAGTTCGGCGGCAGGTAACCGATCATGTCGGCCGGATCGACGGGGACTTGGCCATAATAGAGGCTGGCGCCGCCCCAGGCATTATAGGCCTGCCAGGTGGTATCGGATGTCTGGAAGACGATATCGCTGGTCGAGGCATCGTCGCGCACCACGAAGGGGATGATGCTTGCATCCTCGGTCCCATCCTCGCGCACCAGCTTGGCGAAATAGACGCCGGAGACCGCGTCCGTCGGAATCTGCCAGCTCGCCGAGACCGACCAGTTGCCGCAATCGATGAGGCCGAGCGACATGTCGACAATCGGGTGCGGCTGGATCTGCGCCGATGTCAGCGATTGCTCGATCGAGTCGACCTTGCGCGCCCCGGCCCCACCGTAATAGCCAATGCGGTAAATATCGATGCGGTAGTGGGTGGAATCGGTGGCGATCTTGAAATCGACGGTCTGGCCGATATTCGTGCTGATTTCGGTGGCGAAGCCCTGAATGGTGCCGCCCCCGTCGCCCTCAAGACCCCATTCGCTGATCGGGTTGCCCTGCTTCAGGTTTTCGAGCGCGATCTTGTTGGGCGTCGCCGCCGCGGCCGCCGCCAGCGGTGTCGCCAGTGCAGTCGGGGCCGCAGTTGTCTCAGCGGAAACGTCCTGGCTCGGCTCCACCGAGATGGATGCTATCGACGCCTGAAGGCGCAACGAAGCCGTGTCGAGGCTGCTGGAAGAACTGACCGCCGCCGCCGTCTTGGCGCTGCCGGTGTCGGCGTCGCTGGTAACACCCGTAAGCGTGGGAGCAGCGGGCAGTGTCGCAGCCTCCTCGGACGGATCCGGGCCAAGCACGGTGCGTTGCGGTGTCGAGGACGGCGTCTGGAAGACCGTCGCAGCCGACGCCGTCTTCATGGACGTGTCCTGCGCGCCGCCCTCGGCCGCAGGCGCCGGCATCGCGGTCGACGACGATGCAGGGGACGATTGCATGTCGCCTGATGATATCAGGGAAGATGTGACCGTGCCGGTGAAGGAGGATTGCACGGTTGCGCTGCTCTGTTTGGCAAAGCTTGGGGAACCATCGGTACTTGTCGAAGAAACGACCGTCGCGGATCCAAGGACTGCGCTCCAGGCAGAGGATGTACGACAGATACTCAACGCTCCACCAAATGTACTCAGGTACTCACGATTACTGACATGAATTCTCCGCATTAGCGGCGTCCCCTCCCGCGTCGGCCGGCCCTTCGACCGTTATAGAAGACGTGCATTCTGGCACCTTTGCCAAGGGAACGTACGACAGCAATCTGGGGTATGAGGGAGGTATCCCCTACGCCGATATGATGACCCTCCCCGCATACCCGACAGACAAGGCACCAAATCTGCATGCGCCCATTCAAAATGTTAGAGCGTCCTTAGCGCGTCTGAAAGGACGCGCGGCGCTCTAAGTGGCTTACGCTGGTTGAAAAGGAATCCTGGGCCGGTCCGGCTGGTCGAGCCGGTTAACGCGAGTGTTGTCCTGCGCCGCCCCGCGCTACCACGCCGGAAACGGATCTTCGAGGGTGGCCCAGTCGCGCGGATCGGCGCTGGCGAGGCATCCGTCCAGTGCGGTCCGCACACCTGTTTCGTCCATATCAACACCGATGAACACGAGCTCCTGCCGACGGTCGCCCCAAGCGCTGTCCCACCGGCTCTCGATATGCTGACGAAACTGCTGATGGTTCGGCCAGTCCTGCCGGGGCACGGCTGCCCACCAGAGCCCCATGGGCTCGCAGCGCCGTTGGATGCCGGCAGCCGACATTACGCCCACATGACGCGGGCGCGTGGCAAGCCAGAAATGGCCTTTGGCACGCATCACCCCCGGCCAGGGCTCGTCCAGGAACGCTCGAAACCGCATGGGGTCGAAGGGACGCCTCGTGCGATAGACAAAGCTCGCTACCCCGTATTCCTCCGTCTCCGGAACATGGTCGCCCGGACTGTACAGTTCCTTGTGCCACAACGGGTGCGCGGCGGCCTTTGCTTCATCGAAGAGGCCCGTACTCAGGATGGTTGCCAGAGAAACCTTGCCGAAATCCGTCTCCACCTGGCGCGCATCCGGGTTGAGCGCAGCAACTATCTTGCGGACTTCCGCGCGGATCTCTTCGGTCGCGTCCGAGATCTTGTTGATCACGACAACATCGGCAAACTCGATCTGATCCACCAGCAGGTCGATGAGTGTGCGCCGGTCCTCGCCGTCGCGCTGCAGGCCGCGGTCGGCAAGCAGATCGGCACTGCTGTAGTCGGCCAACAGGTTTGCAGCGTCGACCACGGTGACCATCGTGTCGAGGCTGGCAAAATCGGCGAGCGAGACGCCGTTCTCGTCGCGGAAGGAAAAGGTTGCAGCGATGGGGCATGGCTCGGCAATGCCGGTGCCTTCGATCAACAGATAGTCGTATCGCCGCTCTTCGGCCAGTCGCCGTACTTCCGTCAGGAGGTCGTTGCGCAGGGTACAGCATATGCAGCCATTGCTGAGCTCGATCAATGTCTCCGTCGTATGCGACAGGTTGCAGCCGCCGTCCCGAATGAGACTAGCGTCTATGTTCACTTCGCTCATATCGTTGACAATGACAGCGACCCGCAGGCCCTGACGGTTGTTCAGGACGTGGCTGAGGAGCGTCGTCTTACCAGCGCCAAGGAAGCCGGCCAACACGGTTACCGGGAGCCGCTCGAACTTGTTCATCGGCATTCCTTGAATGCGGGCGGTCGAAGCGCCCTTCGCTGCGACCAGCATTTGTGTCGTATGAGCCTCATTCGAAACCGGCCCGTAACCTTGTCCTTTTCTTCATCCGACGAGCTGCGGCCGAAAGACAACGTCGGCATAGTAATTCGCTGAATCGAAGGAGTTGGTCGGGAAGAGACCTGCGGTGGCAGATCCGCCATACCCATAGACACCGTTGCCACCGGCGACGGCACTTGATTGGGCCGTTAACGGACCGTTTGTGACGGCATTGGCGAAGAAGCCATCGGTTGCCACGTACGCGCCCGTGGTGTGGTAGGAGGCGATATAATTGGTATTGGCGGCGATCGTGACCGGGGTTGTGAAGTTCACCGTTTGCCAGCCGCTCGCCGTGGTGTTGGTGAAGGTGGCGGTGGCGAGCTTGGTACCCGTCGTGGTCCACAGGTCGACGACGTTCTGGCCGTTGTCGTTGGCGCTGCGATAGAACTTGATGCCGGTGACATCACCGACAACGTTCGACTGGAACTTGACGCCGACCTCGAGCTGCTGACCATCGTTGAGGTTCGTCTGGGTCGGCGTGCTGGAGGCGTTGAACAGGCTGTAGGTCACAGGCGCCGCTGTTGCAGTGATGTTGAAGTTCTCGTTGGCGGCAAGGCCGCCAAGGTCTGTCGCCGTCACCTTGACGCCGTAGGTGCCTGATGTCGTCGGCGTGCCGGAGAAGGTCCGCGTCGTGGCGTTGAAGGCGAGCCAGGCAGGCAGGGCCGTGCCATCGGCAGCCGTTGCCGTGTAGGCCAGCGTTTCACCGCTGTCGACATCGGTGAAGGTCGTCGTCGGCAGTACGAAGGAGAAGGCAGAGCCGACGGTGGCGTTCTGGCCAGCCGTCTGGACGGCGAGCACCGGCGCGTCATTGGCGCCATGGATGGTGACGGTGAGGCTTGCCGTGGCCGTGGCACCACCAGTGTCGCGCATCGTATAGCTGAAGACATCGCTCAGCGTGTTGGTCGACTGGCGCAGCGCCTGGACGGCGGCGCTGGCCTCGTTGATGGCATAGCTATAGACGCCCGATGCACTGAGCACGAGACTGCCATAGGTGCCGTTCAGTGCGGTGCCGAGCGTGCCTGAGGTCGCGCCGAAGCCGACCGCGGTGACGGTCTTGGTGTCACCGGCATTCGGATCGGTATCGTTGGTCAGCACGTTGCCGCTGGCAACCACGCCACCCGAACCGTTGGCGACCCCGCCCTTCTCGGTCGCATCCCCCACATCGGCAACTGCCGTCGGCGGCGTGTTGCCAGGCGTCGACACGGCGATGTTGAAGCTCTCGTTGGCCGCAAGGCCGCCAAGGTCTGTCGCCGTCACCTTGACGCCATAGGTGCCTGATGTCGTCGGCGTGCCGGAGAAGGTCCTTGTCGTGGCATTGAAGCTCAGCCAGGTGGGCAGCGCCGTGCCATCGGCAGCCGTTGCCGTGTAGGCCAGCGTTTCACCGCTGTCGACATCGGTGAAGGTCGTCGTCGGCAGTACGAATGAGAAGGCAGAGCCGACGGTGGCGTTCTGGCCAGCCGTCTGGACGGCGAGCACCGGCGCGTCATTGGCGCCATGGATGGTGACGGTGAGGCTTGCCGTGGCCGTGGCACCACCAGTGTCGCGCATCGTATAGCTGAAGACATCGCTCAGCGTGTTGGTCGACTGGCGCAGCGCCTGGACGGCGGCGCTGGCCTCGTTGATGGCATAGCTATAGACGCCCGATGCACTGAGCACGAGACTGCCATAGGTGCCGTTCAGTGCGGTGCCGAGCGTGCCTGATGTCGCACCAAAGACGACCGCGGTGACGGTCTTGGTGTCACCGGCATCCGCATCGGTGTCGTTGGTCAGCACATTGCCGCTCGCAACCACGCCGCCCGAACCGTTGGCCACGCCACCCTTCTCCGTCGCATCCCCCGCATCCGCAACCGCCGTCGGCGTCGTGTTCGGTGTTGTCGATGCCGGACGGAAGACCACATCGGCATAGTAATTGGCGGCGTTGTAGGTGGCATTCGGGAAAATGCCTGCGGTAGCGGAGCCGCCATAAATGTATACGCCGTTGCCGCTGGTTGACGCGGTCAGCGGGCCGCTGGTCACTGTGGTGGTAAAGAAATTGTCGGTTGCCACGTACGCACCGGTTGTGTGGTAGGAGGCGACATAGGTTGTATTGGCGGCAATGGTGACGGGTGTTGTGAAGTTCACCGTCTGCCAGCCGCTCGCCGTGGTGTTGGTGAAGGTGGCGGTGGCGAGCTTGGTACCCGTCGTGGTCCACAGGTCGACGACGTTCTGGCCGTTGTCGTTGGCGCTGCGATAGAACTTGATGCCGGTGACATCACCGACAACGTTCGACTGGAACTTGACGCCGACCTCGAGCTGCTGACCATCGTTGAGGTTCGTCTGGGTCGGCGTGCTGGAGGCGTTGAACAGGCTGTAGGTCACAGGCGCCGCTGTTGCAGTGATGTTGAAGTTCTCGTTGGCGGCAAGGCCGCCAAGGTCGGTTGCCGTCACCTTGACGCCGTAGGTGCCTGATGTCGTCGGCGTGCCGGAGAAGGTCCGCGTCGTGGCGTTGAAGGCGAGCCAGGCAGGCAGGGCCGTGCCATCGGCAGCCGTTGCCGTGTAGGCCAGCGTTTCACCGCTGTCGACATCGGTGAAGGTCGTCGTCGGCAGTACGAAGGAGAAGGCAGAGCCGACGGTGGCGTTCTGGCCAGCCGTCTGGACGGCGAGCACCGGCGCGTCATTGGCGCCATGGATGGTGACGGTGAGGCTTGCCGTGGCCGTGGCACCACCAGTGTCGCGCATCGTATAGCTGAAGACATCGCTCAGCGTGTTGGTCGACTGGCGCAGCGCCTGGACGGCGGCGCTGGCCTCGTTGATGGCATAGCTATAGACGCCCGATGCACTGAGCACGAGACTGCCATAGGTGCCGTTCAGTGCGGTGCCGAGCGTGCCTGAGGTCGCGCCGAAGCCGACCGCGGTGACGGTCTTGGTGTCACCGGCATTCGGATCGGTATCGTTGGTCAGCACGTTGCCGCTGGCAACCACGCCACCCGAACCGTTGGCGACCCCGCCCTTCTCGGTCGCATCCCCCACATCGGCAACTGCCGTCGGCGGCGTGTTGCCAGGCGTCGACACGGCGATGTTGAAGCTCTCGTTGGCCGCAAGGCCGCCAAGGTCTGTCGCCGTCACCTTGACGCCATAGGTGCCTGATGTCGTCGGCGTGCCGGAGAAGGTCCTTGTCGTGGCATTGAAGCTCAGCCAGGTGGGCAGCGCCGTGCCATCGGCAGCCGTTGCCGTGTAGGCCAGCGTTTCACCGCTGTCGACATCGGTGAAGGTCGTCGTCGGCAGTACGAATGAGAAGGCAGAGCCGACGGTGGCGTTCTGGCCAGCCGTCTGGACGGCCAGCACCGGCGCGTCATTGGCGCCATGGATGGTGACGGTGAGACTTGCCGTGGCCGTGGCGCCGGCGGCATCGCGCATCGTATAGCTGAAGACATCGCTCAGCGTGTTGGTCGACTGGCGCAGCGCCTGGACGGCGGTATTGCTCTCGTTGACGGCATAGGAATAGACGCCCGATGCGCTGAGCACGAGACTGCCATAGGTGCCGTTCAGTGCGGTGCCGAGCGTGCCTGATGTCGCACCAAAGACGACCGCGGTGACGGTCTTGGTGTCACCGGCATCCGCATCGGTGTCGTTGGTCAGCACATTGCCGCTCGCAACCACGCCGCCCGAACCGTTGGCCACGCCACCCTTCTCCGTCGCATCCCCCGCATCCGCAACCGCCGTCGGCGTCGTGTTCGAGGCCGACGTGGTAAACATCACATCCACCCAATAGTTCGTCGACTGGAAGGTGCTCGTGGGATACAGGCTGGCGCTGCCATAAGTGTATACACCGTTGCCGCTAGCCGGCGCCGTCAGCGGCCCACTCGTCACATTGGAGATGAAGTAGTCGGCGGTTGTCGAATAGTGACCGGTATTCGTGTGGTAAGACGCTGTGTAGGTTTGTCCGGCCGTCAGCGCCACCGGACTGGTGAAATAGGCGATCTGCCAGCCGCTGGCGCTCTCGTTCGTGAAGGTGAGGGTTGCAAGCCGCGTGCCGGTGCTCGACCACAATGAACCGGTATGCGTGCCCGTGTCCTGGCTGCCCTTGTAGAAACGAATGCCGGTGACGGTGCCTGCCGCAGAGGTCTGGAATTTGACCCCGAGTTCAACAGCGGAGGTATCGCCGGTGTTGACGACCGCTGGCGTCGCCGAACCGAAGAGAGACGTGTAAGTCGGTCCGGTGACGGTGACCGTTCGCCCCACTGAGGGTGTTTCGAGGTTGATGTTATCGTCGACGGCGCGAGACCGGATTGTGTAGGTGCCCGCGGTCTGCGGCGACCAAGTATAAGTCCAGTTCTCATCGCCTGTCGCCGGATGCCAGCTCGCCCCGTTGTCGGTGGAAACTTCGACGCCGGCGATGACACCGCCGCCCGTGTCGGCAGCGGTACCCGTAATCGTCACAGTGGATCCAACGGCCGCTGTCGCGGGTACCGTGATGACGGAGGTCGGTGCAACATGATCCGTGGAACCGGTTGTGGCGACGAGTCCGGATTGCAGTGTTCCCGGCTGAATGCCCATGTCGGCGAGCAGATTGACCATCGCCTGCTGCACGCGAGGATCGGTCGGGGTCGCCTGATTGTCGTGATTGTCGCTCAAACCCCATGTCCAGTAGACGGTACCGGCGCCGAACACCAGTGCACCGCTCGGCGCACGATAGAGCGTCAGATTGTGGGTCGCGGTCGCACTGCCGGTGGTATTTCCGTAATCGAGCAAGTAGGTGCTGACCGGAAGCGTCGTCGACGACAGCTTGACAAGGCCAGCCGGATCGAAGCCGTTATCGGTCGCTTCGTCCCATTCGTAACCAAGATAGTTCTTGGTAAGTGTTGCCGTCTGGCCAGGCTGAAGATTGGCAACGCTCGTATTGCGCCAGAAGCGCAGGTTGGCGTCGTCATATCCGACTGTGATCGCGGCGAGATTGTTGCCGACATCGTCGACCTTGAACAACTGTCCGGTCAGTGAGTTTTCCGGGTTTCCGCCGCCCACGGCAGGTGGGCTGAGGCGCGGGTCGCGGAAGGTGCCTGTCCATTCGTTGGAAGGGTCGATGCTGGTACCGGGTGCCCACGTCTCCTTGTAGGAGATGAGCGTGCGATAGGGCGTGCCGTCGGCGCTGTAGGCATTGCCCCAACGGGTCCGCCAATAGACCTCGTTACCGCTCCAGAACATCAGGTTGACGCCTGCATCGCGCGCGGCTTCGACATTGGTCCGCTGCTGTCCAGACCAGTATTCGTCATGCCCGGCATCAACATAGGTTTTGTGATTGAGCAACAGGCTGCCATAACGGTCGACGTCCACACCCGACATGTAGGAAACGTCATAGCCGTTCTGTTCCAGCCAGTAGATGCCGGCATATTCGGCGCCGAATAGGTAATCCTGCGGACCGGCATAGGTGCCGACCCCGCCGCGGGTCGCGATCGGCCTGTTGTAGCTGACCGCATAGGCCCGCCCCGCCCCCTGCCCTGTCGCCGGACCGTTGCCGCCATAGAAGTTAGCGCCACCCCAGCCGTTATAAGCTTGCCAGGTCTCGTCGGCAGTCTGGAAAACGATGTCGCTGTGGCTATCGTCATCCCGCACGATGAACGGGATCTGATTCTCGCCGGAGGTGCCATCCTGTCGCACGAGCTTAGCGATATAGACGCCCGAGACGGCATCATCAGGTACGGTCCACGACGCCGAAACGGCCCAGTTGCCGGCATCCACCGTGCCGGTTGTGGCATTGCGCAACGGACTTGGTTGATTCTGCACTCCGGTATGCTGCATGGTCGCGACCTTGCGCGCGCCCATGCCGCCATAATAGCCGAGCCGATAGATGTCGATCCGGTAGTTGTTGGAATTGGTATTGATCTTGAAGCTGACCGTCTTGCCGTTGTCGACGCTGATGTCGGTCGCAAACCCTTCGATGTTGGTGCTACCCGCACCGTCGATGCCCCACTCGCTCTCTGGATTACCCTGCTTCTGGTTTTCCAGGACGATCGCGTTGC
Proteins encoded:
- a CDS encoding GTP-binding protein — translated: MNKFERLPVTVLAGFLGAGKTTLLSHVLNNRQGLRVAVIVNDMSEVNIDASLIRDGGCNLSHTTETLIELSNGCICCTLRNDLLTEVRRLAEERRYDYLLIEGTGIAEPCPIAATFSFRDENGVSLADFASLDTMVTVVDAANLLADYSSADLLADRGLQRDGEDRRTLIDLLVDQIEFADVVVINKISDATEEIRAEVRKIVAALNPDARQVETDFGKVSLATILSTGLFDEAKAAAHPLWHKELYSPGDHVPETEEYGVASFVYRTRRPFDPMRFRAFLDEPWPGVMRAKGHFWLATRPRHVGVMSAAGIQRRCEPMGLWWAAVPRQDWPNHQQFRQHIESRWDSAWGDRRQELVFIGVDMDETGVRTALDGCLASADPRDWATLEDPFPAW
- a CDS encoding DUF4082 domain-containing protein, coding for MYRNARRWTSRSLLVDSLVSRWLTAGGEPRPRKPGERREDSAQLAASVQTADGNKYGTLADNPHNNAALDEHDAEHRVSVIGDPDGRADITRVSPPLPDAFTTISEMGIRHDEIAASLLPAHTPGFAGFERNAKGVAFGAQPSLYHAGAGMSLIGDDPLASYLSQSPAPSVSGQGSAAVTGERAHSGKVVILESSPSAQATAQHAGANSLAFGMPFGVCGCGYYTSPTRILDWAHGGSMLQPDGQLPGTRLTEGPDYAATIKRAIGASVSDPLLDRNLSPLSGWRGTATWTDSTILNGSLPGGGEIGTGTGTTKGIGSLSGSVTTPPSTQRSLTTQNLSAAAAAASNAIVLENQKQGNPESEWGIDGAGSTNIEGFATDISVDNGKTVSFKINTNSNNYRIDIYRLGYYGGMGARKVATMQHTGVQNQPSPLRNATTGTVDAGNWAVSASWTVPDDAVSGVYIAKLVRQDGTSGENQIPFIVRDDDSHSDIVFQTADETWQAYNGWGGANFYGGNGPATGQGAGRAYAVSYNRPIATRGGVGTYAGPQDYLFGAEYAGIYWLEQNGYDVSYMSGVDVDRYGSLLLNHKTYVDAGHDEYWSGQQRTNVEAARDAGVNLMFWSGNEVYWRTRWGNAYSADGTPYRTLISYKETWAPGTSIDPSNEWTGTFRDPRLSPPAVGGGNPENSLTGQLFKVDDVGNNLAAITVGYDDANLRFWRNTSVANLQPGQTATLTKNYLGYEWDEATDNGFDPAGLVKLSSTTLPVSTYLLDYGNTTGSATATHNLTLYRAPSGALVFGAGTVYWTWGLSDNHDNQATPTDPRVQQAMVNLLADMGIQPGTLQSGLVATTGSTDHVAPTSVITVPATAAVGSTVTITGTAADTGGGVIAGVEVSTDNGASWHPATGDENWTYTWSPQTAGTYTIRSRAVDDNINLETPSVGRTVTVTGPTYTSLFGSATPAVVNTGDTSAVELGVKFQTSAAGTVTGIRFYKGSQDTGTHTGSLWSSTGTRLATLTFTNESASGWQIAYFTSPVALTAGQTYTASYHTNTGHYSTTADYFISNVTSGPLTAPASGNGVYTYGSASLYPTSTFQSTNYWVDVMFTTSASNTTPTAVADAGDATEKGGVANGSGGVVASGNVLTNDTDADAGDTKTVTAVVFGATSGTLGTALNGTYGSLVLSASGVYSYAVNESNTAVQALRQSTNTLSDVFSYTMRDAAGATATASLTVTIHGANDAPVLAVQTAGQNATVGSAFSFVLPTTTFTDVDSGETLAYTATAADGTALPTWLSFNATTRTFSGTPTTSGTYGVKVTATDLGGLAANESFNIAVSTPGNTPPTAVADVGDATEKGGVANGSGGVVASGNVLTNDTDPNAGDTKTVTAVGFGATSGTLGTALNGTYGSLVLSASGVYSYAINEASAAVQALRQSTNTLSDVFSYTMRDTGGATATASLTVTIHGANDAPVLAVQTAGQNATVGSAFSFVLPTTTFTDVDSGETLAYTATAADGTALPAWLAFNATTRTFSGTPTTSGTYGVKVTATDLGGLAANENFNITATAAPVTYSLFNASSTPTQTNLNDGQQLEVGVKFQSNVVGDVTGIKFYRSANDNGQNVVDLWTTTGTKLATATFTNTTASGWQTVNFTTPVTIAANTTYVASYHTTGAYVATDNFFTTTVTSGPLTASTSGNGVYIYGGSATAGIFPNATYNAANYYADVVFRPASTTPNTTPTAVADAGDATEKGGVANGSGGVVASGNVLTNDTDADAGDTKTVTAVVFGATSGTLGTALNGTYGSLVLSASGVYSYAINEASAAVQALRQSTNTLSDVFSYTMRDTGGATATASLTVTIHGANDAPVLAVQTAGQNATVGSAFSFVLPTTTFTDVDSGETLAYTATAADGTALPTWLSFNATTRTFSGTPTTSGTYGVKVTATDLGGLAANESFNIAVSTPGNTPPTAVADVGDATEKGGVANGSGGVVASGNVLTNDTDPNAGDTKTVTAVGFGATSGTLGTALNGTYGSLVLSASGVYSYAINEASAAVQALRQSTNTLSDVFSYTMRDTGGATATASLTVTIHGANDAPVLAVQTAGQNATVGSAFSFVLPTTTFTDVDSGETLAYTATAADGTALPAWLAFNATTRTFSGTPTTSGTYGVKVTATDLGGLAANENFNITATAAPVTYSLFNASSTPTQTNLNDGQQLEVGVKFQSNVVGDVTGIKFYRSANDNGQNVVDLWTTTGTKLATATFTNTTASGWQTVNFTTPVTIAANTNYIASYHTTGAYVATDGFFANAVTNGPLTAQSSAVAGGNGVYGYGGSATAGLFPTNSFDSANYYADVVFRPQLVG